One stretch of Astatotilapia calliptera chromosome 3, fAstCal1.2, whole genome shotgun sequence DNA includes these proteins:
- the LOC113012871 gene encoding uncharacterized protein LOC113012871 produces the protein MADIDSMFHQVHVSEKHVNFLRFLWWQHGNTSRSAQECRMKVHLFGAVSSPSCANYALQRTADDNAQQFPAEVVDTVKRNFYVDDCLKSVASEEEAVHMVKRLTDICAKGGFKLSKWISNSRTVLMSIPEERRAKEIKDLDLDTDQLPVERALGLQWCIATDKFQFRTSLQDRPTTRRGILSVVSSLYDPLGILSPFSMPAKLLLQELCRQNLKWDEVIPHSLSQRWRDWLEDLQLISKFKVERCIKPNCFGRPDRAQLHHFSDASQDGYGTVSYLKLEKNNVTHVAFILGKARVAPLKQTTIPRLELTAAVLAVRVDRLLQKELQVRLEKSVFWTDSTTVLKYISNETRRFNTFVANRIAVIREATDVNQWRYVSSKENPADDASRGMRAGDLLKCRRWIKGPEFLYESEKEWPKLDVEYSVISADDPEVKRDLTMNAIVRELQNPTSYFILYFLSWAKLKISVAWLLKMKEVLVLLAQKRKELLAAGLNKNDPEGQKEVEIRMERFKTTLKKGNLTPEDLAKAEQAILQYAQQQKFTTEMALIRNGLKGVSKGNCLYKLDPVLDAGILRVGGRLNKAAMPMELKHPVILTKDMHVSTLILRHIHQRLGHAGRAHMLSKLRQNYWILNANSAARKIISRCVTCRRNRGKFVEQKMADLPEERVLPDIAPFTNVGVDYFGPISVKRGRSLLKRYGVLFTCFTSRAVHLEIACTLDTDSCINAVRRFICRRGPVSTIRSDNATNFVGANRELKESLTELDHAKIQKAFVQDGMKWNFNIPAASHQGDVWERLIRSVKNILASVLEEQVLDDEGLHTVFCEVEAIMNDRPITKVSDDSNDLEPLTPNHLRYSSKRIMDDGESLKCKPGCKRLGAFCETTNKDQCFGKASDKTYFATGSLIVKKILNEN, from the exons ATGGCGGACATTGATTCCATGTTTCACCAAGTTCACGTCTCAGAAAAACATGTCAACTTTCTCCGTTTCCTGTGGTGGCAACATGGCAACACTTCAAGGTCTGCACAGGAATGCAGGATGAAAGTGCATTTGTTTGGAGCTGTATCTTCGCCAAGTTGTGCAAATTATGCTCTACAGAGAACTGCAGATGATAATGCACAACAGTTTCCAGCTGAAGTGGTTGATACAGTCAAAAGAAACTTTTATGTGGATGATTGTTTGAAATCTGTTGCTTCAGAAGAGGAGGCAGTGCACATGGTGAAGAGGCTGACAGATATCTGCGCTAAAGGAGGATTTAAGCTTTCAAAATGGATCAGCAACAGTCGCACAGTGCTCATGTCAATCCCAGAGGAAAGAAGAGCAAAGGAAATTAAGGATCTGGATTTGGACACAGATCAACTTCCAGTTGAGAGAGCACTGGGTTTACAGTGGTGCATAGCAACAGACAAGTTCCAGTTCAGAACCTCCCTGCAGGACCGTCCAACAACCAGAAGGGGAATTTTGTCTGTGGTCAGCTCACTGTATGATCCTTTGGGAATCTTGTCTCCCTTCAGTATGCCAGCTAAACTGTTGCTACAAGAGCTTTGCCGACAAAATTTGAAGTGGGATGAAGTTATTCCCCACTCTCTTTCCCAGCGGTGGCGTGATTGGCTGGAGGATCTCCAGCTGATTTCAAAGTTTAAAGTGGAACGTTGCATTAAACCAAATTGCTTTGGAAGACCAGATAGGGCACAACTTCATCATTTTTCTGATGCAAGTCAAGATGGGTATGGAACGGTGTCATATTTAAAGTTggaaaagaataacgtcacgcATGTTGCTTTTATCCTGGGAAAGGCTAGAGTTGCTCCTCTCAAGCAAACTACAATTCCCAGGTTGGAATTGACGGCTGCAGTTCTTGCAGTTCGGGTGGACAGGCTTCTGCAAAAGGAGCTGCAAGTCAGGTtggaaaaatcagttttttggACTGATAGCACAACAGTACTGAAATACATCTCCAATGAAACCAGAAGATTCAATACTTTTGTTGCAAACAGAATTGCTGTTATTCGGGAAGCAACAGATGTGAATCAGTGGAGATACGTTTCTTCTAAGGAGAATCCTGCAGATGACGCATCCAGAGGTATGAGAGCTGGGGATCTCCTCAAATGTAGGAGATGGATAAAAGGGCCAGAATTTCTCTATGAGTCAGAAAAGGAATGGCCTAAACTGGATGTGGAGTACAGTGTAATTTCTGCAGATGACCCAGAGGTCAAAAGGGACCTGACAATGAATGCCATTGTGAGAGAATTACAAAATCCTACCAGCTATTTTATCCTCTACTTCTTGTCTTGGGCAAAACTTAAAATCTCTGTAGCCTGgcttttaaagatgaaagaggTCTTGGTGTTGTTGGCACAGAAGAGGAAAGAGTTGCTTGCTGCAGGTTTGAATAAGAATGATCCGGAAGGTCAGAAAGAAGTGGAGATAAGAATGGAAAGATTTAAGACCACTTTGAAGAAAGGAAATCTCACTCCAGAAGACTTGGCAAAGGCAGAACAAGCTATTCTTCAATATGCACAACAACAGAAATTTACGACTGAAATGGCTTTAATCCGCAATGGCCTCAAAGGAGTCTCTAAGGGAAATTGTCTCTATAAACTTGATCCAGTGTTGGATGCAGGAATCCTCAGAGTGGGTGGCCGATTGAATAAAGCAGCCATGCCTATGGAATTAAAGCATCCTGTAATTTTGACAAAAGATATGCATGTGTCAACACTGATTTTACGCCATATCCATCAAAGGTTGGGACATGCAGGAAGAGCACACATGCTGTCAAAACTAAGACAAAATTACTGGATATTAAATGCAAATTCTGCTGCCAGGAAAATTATCTCTCGTTGTGTCACGTGTAGACGCAACAGAGGAAAGTTTGTTGAACAAAAGATGGCGGATCTGCCTGAAGAGAGAGTCCTGCCAGACATAGCCCCATTCACAAATGTTGGAGTGGACTATTTTGGACCTATAAGTGTTAAAAGAGGACGAAGTCTCCTTAAAAGGTATGGAGttctttttacttgtttcaCCAGTCGTGCAGTACATCTGGAGATTGCATGTACACTTGATACAGACTCTTGTATAAATGCTGTGAGGAGGTTCATCTGTAGACGAGGCCCAGTTTCGACCATCAGATCTGATAATGCTACAAATTTTGTTGGGGCGAATCGAGAGTTGAAAGAAAGTTTGACTGAGCTGGACCATGCCAAAATTCAAAAGGCTTTTGTTCAGGATGGCATGAAATGGAACTTCAACATCCCAGCAGCTTCTCACCAAGGCGATGTGTGGGAGCGTCTCATTCGTTCAGTAAAGAATATTTTAGCCTCAGTTCTTGAGGAGCAAGTTCTGGATGATGAAGGACTCCACACAGTCTTCTGTGAGGTTGAAGCTATAATGAACGACAGACCCATTACTAAAGTTTCAGATGACTCAAATGATCTTGAACCACTGACACCCAATCACTT aCGCTACAGCTCCAAGAGGATCATGGATGATGGCGAAAGTCTTAAATGTAAACCAGGATGCAAAAGGCTTGGTGCGTTCTGTGAGACTACAAACAAGGACCAGTGTTTTGGAAAGGCCAGTGACAAAACTTATTTTGCTACTGGAAGCCTCATCGTGAAGAAAATCCTCAATGAAAATTAA